The Pyrenophora tritici-repentis strain M4 chromosome 3, whole genome shotgun sequence genome has a window encoding:
- a CDS encoding ubiquitin carboxyl-terminal hydrolase 2: MSGGWNTIESDAGVFTYLIEKLGVKDVQFEELTTLDPADLQALGTLYGVIFLFKYPTGEKPSDVPKDGTYDYEAANTLFFPAQTIQNACGTQAIVSLLLNREEEVDIGKELKEFKEFAGDFPPELRGETLSNSDLIRETHNSFARSSPFVDETQRTATEDDDVFHFIAG, translated from the exons ATGTCTGGGGGCTGGAACACCATCGAGTCCGATGCA GGCGTCTTCACCTACCTCATCGAGAAGCTCGGCGTAAAAGACGTACAGTTTGAGGAGCTCACCACGCTCGACCCGGCGGACCTACAAGCACTGGGAACACTCTACGGCGTCATCTTCCTGTTCAAATACCCGACGGGCGAGAAACCGAGTGATGTACCCAAGGATGGGACGTACGACTACGAGGCGGCGAATACCCTCTTTTTCCCCGCGCAGACGATACAGAATGCATGTGGTACGCAAGCGATTGTGTCACTGTTGTTGAATCGGGAGGAGGAAGTGGATATTGGGAAGGAACTGAAAGAGTTCAAGGAGTTTGCGGGGGATTTCCCACCAGAG CTGCGAGGAGAAACGCTTTCAAACTCCGATCTCATCCGCGAAACACACAACTCGTTTGCGCGCTCCTCACCTTTTGTCGACGAGACACAGCGTACGGCAACCGAAGACGACGATGTATTCCATTTTATCGC CGGGTAA
- a CDS encoding AslA, Arylsulfatase A: MTRNNEMYKFFPGEYSTDLISKAAVGFLDDAIAAASERPFFLGVAPVAPHSETIIDPRPAKFNPPVPAKRHEHLFPNVTVPRRPNFNPEKPGTASYFKTLRQLNQTEIDYNDAWYRKRLQSLQSVNELIDSVMDRLSASPEVLENTYVLYTTDNGFHIGQHRLGPGKSCGIEEDVNIPFFIRGPGVAKAAVQNIPSSHTDIVPTLFHLAGIPLREEFDGGIMPVTESLLAQNAKNEHVNIEFWGNYLVEGNTFYGASSYLNNTYKTVRVVAREYDLAYTVWCTNEHQLYDMKNDPYQLTNLYGTNSTAVNNWPMNKLASRLNGLLLTLKRCKGRVCTRPWETLHPQGNVLSLEDAMDERYDVFYGESQHLVTYTECVMGQVLSVEGALEPVVWQDEWDSWSWAT; the protein is encoded by the exons ATGACGCGCAATAACGAGATGTACAAGTTCTTTCCTGGGGAGTACTCTACAGACCTAATTTCGAAGGCGGCTGTGGGATTCTTAGACGATGCCATCGCTGCCGCATCTGAGCGCCCGTTCTTTCTGGGTGTCGCGCCTGTGGCTCCTCATTCAGAAACTATCATTGACCCGAGACCTGCAAAGTTCAACCCACCTGTGCCGGCAAAGCGACATGAGCACCTGTTTCCCAACGTGACGGTACCGCGAAGACCCAACTTCAACCCGGAAAAG CCCGGAACAGCGTCCTACTTCAAAACGCTTCGCCAGCTCAACCAGACCGAGATAGACTACAATGACGCATGGTACCGCAAGCGCCTCCAATCTCTCCAATCTGTCAATGAGCTCATCGACTCCGTCATGGACCGATTAAGCGCAAGCCCAGAAGTCCTAGAGAACACGTATGTGCTCTACACCACGGACAACGGATTCCACATTGGGCAGCACCGACTTGGTCCTGGCAAAAGCTGTGGAATCGAAGAAGACGTCAACATACCTTTCTTCATTCGGGGTCCGGGCGTCGCAAAAGCCGCAGTCCAGAACATTCCATCCAGCCACACGGATATTGTGCCAACCCTATTTCATCTGGCGGGGATACCGCTGCGAGAAGAATTCGACGGCGGAATTATGCCTGTGACCGAGAGTCTGTTGGCGCAGAATGCAAAGAATGAGCATGTGAATATTGAATTCTGGGGAAATTACCTTGTGGAAGGGAATACGTTCTACGGAGCAAGCTCCTACCTGAATAACACGTACAAGACGGTACGAGTCGTGGCAAGAGAATACGATCTGGCGTATACGGTATGGTGTACCAATGAACACCAACTCTACGACATGAAG AACGATCCATACCAACTCACCAACCTCTACGGCACAAATAGTACCGCCGTCAACAACTGGCCCATGAACAAACTTGCGTCCAGACTCAACGGTCTGTTGCTCACGCTCAAGCGTTGCAAGGGCCGCGTATGCACAAGGCCGTGGGAGACGCTCCATCCACAGGGAAACGTGCTGAGTCTTGAGGATGCCATGGATGAGCGCTATGATGTGTTCTATGGCGAGAGCCAACACCTCGTAACCTATACGGAATGTGTTATGGGCCAGGTTTTGAGCGTCGAGGGGGCATTGGAGCCGGTGGTTTGGCAAGACGAGTGGGATTCTTGGAGTTGGGCGACTTGA